A window of the Candida orthopsilosis Co 90-125, chromosome 1 draft sequence genome harbors these coding sequences:
- a CDS encoding hypothetical (nucleolar protein with a predicted role in processing): MAKASKGQHKSGNDKNSNEIKPVTEDSRFKSVHSDPRFKFPNFKNLKVKVDDRFNKKELKKLSGSKVKIDRYGRKLEEKDQQLNKYYEYDDKSSSEESDEEEEEHDMEALSRKIRGEEEELDRARGEGLSSSSSEDSSDESSSDSESELEEAESESELELEENAPGETDPTSSFAVVNMDWDNLRAEDLMATFLSFVPKGGSIKSVTIYPSEFGKEKMQREEVEGPPRDLFKKKTKKNLESDSESDLDSDVDIQDAKELERVTRKLYEQDDGKEDYDSKALRRYQLQRLRYYYAIVKCDSVQTARNIYENVDGTEYESTANVFDLRYVPEDMDFDENDVKDECLKVSPNYKPESRFVTDALQHSKVKLTWDETPKERLTLSSRPLSQKEIEANDFKAYLASDSDSDELGKNGEVSDLKSKYQNLLGKTFKKSTESGDESDDVDMEITFDPGLNDAAEKDPKEETSEETTIEAYKRKEKERRQKRLNKFKESKADKGDEDETSPPAGKKKNKPRNKEVGDESEKEKAELELVLMDNDQKSEHFNMKDVLKNEKSKRNKKSRKKNIDQEMTQDNFEANLNDPRFDEIFESHDFAIDPTSSEFKKTETMKKILKERSNRNKSRGPKKQDDDGKRKRKMRDGNGYENAKSIAKKLKSKVK, encoded by the coding sequence ATGGCAAAAGCAAGCAAGGGCCAGCACAAGAGTGGGAATGACAAGAACTCAAACGAGATTAAACCTGTCACTGAGGACTCTAGGTTCAAATCGGTCCACAGTGATCCCAGATTCAAgtttccaaatttcaaaaatttgaaagtcAAGGTGGATGACagattcaacaagaaagaattgaaaaaactAAGTGGGAGTaaagtcaaaattgatAGATATGGAAGAAaacttgaagaaaaagatcAACAATTAAACAAGTACTACGAATATGATGACAAAAGTTCCAGCGAGGAGAGTGAcgaagaggaagaggaacATGACATGGAAGCGTTGAGTCGCAAGATTAGAggtgaagaggaagagTTGGATAGAGCTAGAGGAGAAGGACTTTCAAGCTCCTCGTCAGAGGATAGCTCAGACGAGTCGTCATCCGACAGCGAACTGGAATTAGAGGAAGCGGAAAGCGAATCAGAGCTTGAATTGGAGGAGAATGCACCAGGTGAAACAGACCCTACCTCTTCCTTTGCAGTTGTTAATATGGATTGGGATAATTTGAGAGCAGAGGATTTGATGGCGACTTTTTTGTCATTTGTGCCCAAAGGTGGAAGCATAAAGTCAGTGACAATATATCCTTCAGAATTTGGAAAGGAAAAGATGCAAAGGGAAGAAGTAGAGGGCCCACCAAGagacttgttcaaaaagaagacTAAGAAGAACTTGGAGTCAGATTCCGAGTCAGACTTGGATTCTGATGTCGACATTCAAGATGCGAAAGAGTTGGAAAGGGTCACACGTAAGTTGTACGAGCAGGATGATGGAAAGGAAGACTATGACAGCAAAGCTCTTCGTCGATACCAACTACAGCGATTGAGATATTACTATGCTATTGTCAAGTGTGACTCTGTTCAAACAGCAAGAAACATATATGAGAATGTTGATGGTACAGAATACGAATCAACCGcaaatgtttttgatttgagatATGTGCCGGAGGATATggattttgatgaaaatgatgtCAAAGATGAATGTTTAAAAGTATCACCAAATTACAAACCGGAATCCAGATTTGTGACAGATGCATTGCAACACTCAAAGGTGAAATTGACGTGGGATGAGACTCCAAAGGAGCGTCTCACATTGTCCTCGAGACCACTTTCACAAAAGGAAATAGAAGCCAATGACTTTAAAGCATATTTGGCCAGTGATTCTGATTCTGATGAGTTGGGTAAGAACGGTGAAGTGTCCGATTTGAAgtcaaaatatcaaaactTATTAGGAAAGACTTTCAAAAAAAGTACTGAATCCGGCGATGAAAGCGATGACGTAGACATGGAAATTACTTTTGACCCCGGTTTGAACGATGCAGCCGAAAAGGATCCAAAGGAAGAAACATCCGAGGAGACCACGATAGAGGCGTACAAAAGGAAGGAGAAAGAGAGGCGCCAAAAGAGACTTAACAAGTTCAAAGAGAGTAAAGCAGATAAAggagatgaagatgaaacCTCACCGCCTGCtggaaagaaaaagaacaagCCCCGCAATAAGGAAGTTGGAGATGAATctgaaaaagagaaagctGAATTGGAGTTGGTGCTTATGGACAACGATCAGAAGAGCGAGCATTTTAACATGAAGGATGTTCtcaagaatgaaaaatcaaagagaaacaaaaaatcaaGGAAGAAAAATATAGACCAAGAGATGACACAAGACAATTTCGAGGCCAACTTGAACGATCCAAGATTCGatgaaatctttgaaagCCATGATTTTGCTATAGATCCAACCAGCAGTGAGTTCAAAAAGACCGAaacaatgaagaaaattcTAAAGGAGAGATCTAATAGGAACAAGAGTAGAGGCCCTAAGAAACAAGACGATGatggaaaaagaaaacgtAAAATGAGGGACGGTAACGGCTACGAAAATGCAAAGTCAATTgcaaagaagttgaaaagcAAAGTGAAGTAG
- a CDS encoding Lag1 ceramide synthase component — MSSSTSTSAKKEGHLSPPTSQQRHRSSSSVGRIAVGDTSPSLSTMETTKASRRKSSARRAELTRETKSDWAIAKHLLIGFRELCYRQTWIVPFLVLLAAFGTFFLSSPSGEIHKFLEDMIVPSYHIPGTDQYGKGANDFKFVGFYAIFFTFLREFMMCCVLRPISIYLGVTKEAKQRRFLEQTYAMFYYGISGPMGLWIMSRTPLWFFETTPMYLEYPHKTHEIYFKVFYLGQAAFWVQQSVILVLQLEKPRKDFFELVLHHIITIALIWCSYRFHFTWIGIEVFITMDVSDFWLALSKTLNYLDSKLTGPFFVWFIAVWIYLRHYINLRILWSVLTEFRTVGEWELNWETQQYKCYISQPITFFLIFALQLVNIYWLFLILRILSRYIFSGEQKDERSEDEEEEEDISNSEEEKKEQ; from the coding sequence ATGAGTTCTTCAACGTCGACTTCAGCAAAGAAAGAGGGGCATTTGTCACCACCAACATCACAACAACGTCATCGTTCATCCTCATCAGTAGGTAGAATAGCAGTTGGAGATACTTCACCTTCATTGTCAACCATGGAAACTACAAAGGCTTCAAGAAGAAAGTCTAGTGCTAGAAGAGCCGAATTGACTCGTGAAACCAAGTCGGATTGGGCTATTGCGAAGCATCTCTTGATTGGGTTTAGAGAGTTGTGTTATAGACAAACTTGGATTGTGCCTTTCTTGGTTTTGTTAGCTGCATTTGGaactttttttctttctagTCCAAGTGGAGAAATTCACAAGTTTTTAGAAGATATGATTGTACCATCATATCATATTCCAGGAACTGATCAATATGGAAAGGGAGctaatgatttcaaatttgttggattttaTGCCATTTTCTTCACGTTCTTGAGAGAATTTATGATGTGTTGTGTTTTGAGACCAATTAGTATCTATCTTGGTGTGACTAAAGAGGCTAAGCAAAGAAGATTTTTGGAACAAACTTATGCCATGTTCTATTATGGAATCAGTGGTCCAATGGGTTTATGGATCATGTCGAGAACTCCATTATGGTTCTTTGAAACTACTCCAATGTATCTTGAATACCCACACAAGACACATGAGATTTACTTTAAGGTATTTTACTTAGGTCAAGCAGCATTCTGGGTCCAACAATCAGTTATTCTTGTATTACAATTGGAGAAACCAAGAAAAGACTTCTTTGAGTTGGTGTTGCACCATATTATCACCATTGCATTAATTTGGTGTTCCTATAGATTCCATTTCACTTGGATTGGTATTGAAGTTTTTATTACTATGGATGTATCTGATTTCTGGTTGGCTTTGTCTAAAACGCTAAACTATTTAGATTCAAAGTTGACTGGACCGTTCTTTGTATGGTTTATTGCGGTATGGATTTACTTGAGACATTACATCAACTTGAGAATCTTGTGGTCAGTTTTAACTGAATTTAGAACCGTCGGTGAATGGGAATTAAATTGGGAAACGCAACAATATAAATGTTATATTTCACAACCAATCacattctttttgatttttgctTTACAATTGGTCAACATTTACTGGTtattcttgattttgagaATCTTGTCAAGATACATCTTCTCTGGTGAACAAAAGGATGAAAGaagtgaagatgaagaagaagaagaagatatcAGTAACAgcgaagaagaaaagaaggaacAATAG
- a CDS encoding Ctf18 protein (protein with a predicted role in sister cohesion), with amino-acid sequence MTEEGVQEGFNLANSLLFVPPEPLLQKEQDIIQTPTVPNVATPDHKISPTSMVTDINEQQSSEGKVVKLFSGQMVNLERRECTEAQSTGIEERSKLYMDMDSLFARVELKNKIKENSSKLDSKKERNKSKYMPLWTEKYKPQNFLQLCPAGNERQYRLIMRWIQKWSPSVFGEKVKETDGTDSLGRPNRKILLIHGPPGVGKTVATHILVRQMGYNIQELNAMNSMDTLPQGSFNNSAGSNAYSNASNALKLKIQNTLTSNAVSKNGKPFCLLIDELDSLANTNDVVKILQDVVNADQRAYAKQRYLNGNNDNNQKRPRKADRILNRPIICIANDIYSRQQGKFGPNPLEKMRSISDVVTFRKPAIAQRATGARVSGSAMKSVKDFLMSVSERERMGLDYKDISEICEVCDGDLRACLNQMQFSGRRSSSNMNIKKMSTKDKHVSWFTMVEDVFKRDPQLKKEENFNLLLQKYMDGNGKSITGSIDSFDKFINGVFNKYLDIVHLQDDTLLRPSELSDWFHYQDCFNNSFNDANQYSSLITLKSWTLLSDLKNYGEIKSLIPNAKNLSFETFEKLKENRHIVKTLTSNIPAAMRSAIGSMNDENVANYFLPCLTKILTPSLSSKSKGNLSSAEVEKLQKIVSLIETFKFTLETKRDFDSGQTELKLGPDWDSLSVFDTFVAGRSSAIECKQLQLKRQTLFPLISAALEGSTASLQSQKRKLEDIGDTKVTKKAKVTLRENQTFKSQYDDVKSATKSDNEITKHVPRIWVNFNEGYSNAVRKEVNWKDIWLP; translated from the coding sequence ATGACGGAAGAAGGTGTCCAAGAGGGCTTTAATCTTGCGAACTCTTTACTTTTTGTACCCCCTGAGCCacttttgcaaaaagagCAAGACATAATTCAGACTCCAACTGTACCAAATGTAGCTACACCCGATCATAAAATCTCACCTACCTCGATGGTAACAGACATTAACGAGCAGCAAAGCTCAGAGGGCAAAGTAGTCAAGTTATTTTCCGGCCAAATGGTGAACCTAGAACGAAGGGAGTGTACCGAAGCGCAATCTACAGGCATTGAAGAGAGAAGCAAACTTTACATGGATATGGACTCGCTTTTTGCAAGAGTTGAGCTTAAGAATAAAATCAAGGAGAACTCATCAAAACTAGACTCAAAAAAGGAGCGTAATAAATCTAAATATATGCCCTTATGGACCGAAAAGTACAAGCCGCAAAACTTTTTACAATTGTGCCCTGCTGGAAATGAGAGACAATACCGATTAATTATGCGATGGATACAAAAATGGTCTCCTTCGGTATTTGGCGAAAAAGTTAAAGAAACAGATGGTACGGATTCACTAGGTAGGCCAAATCGAAAGATTTTGTTAATACATGGACCGCCGGGGGTGGGCAAGACTGTTGCTACTCATATTTTGGTGCGTCAAATGGGTTACAATATCCAGGAACTAAATGCCATGAACAGTATGGACACTCTTCCTCAAGGatccttcaacaattcagcAGGGAGCAATGCCTATTCAAATGCGTCTAATgctttgaagttgaagattcaAAACACATTAACATCCAATGCAGTGTCCAAGAATGGAAAACCTTTCTGCTTACTTATAGACGAATTGGATTCATTAGCTAATACAAATGATGTTGTCAAAATCTTGCAAGACGTTGTAAATGCAGACCAACGAGCATATGCAAAACAAAGGTATTTGAATGGGAATAACGATAACAATCAAAAGAGGCCGAGGAAGGCCGATAGGATACTAAACAGACCCATTATATGTATTGCCAATGATATATACTCGCGACAGCAAGGAAAGTTTGGACCCAATCCTTTGGAGAAGATGAGATCAATATCCGATGTCGTCACGTTTCGGAAACCGGCCATTGCACAAAGAGCAACTGGTGCGAGAGTCAGTGGCAGTGCAATGAAATCAGTCAAAGATTTTTTAATGTCAGTCAGCGAAAGAGAACGCATGGGATTGGATTACAAGGACATTAGTGAAATTTGCGAAGTATGTGATGGAGATTTGAGAGCttgtttgaatcaaatgcaaTTTTCAGGAAGACGCCTGTCTTCTAATATGAACATCAAAAAGATGTCCACAAAAGACAAGCATGTGTCTTGGTTCACAATGGTGGAAGATGTATTCAAGAGAGACcctcaattgaaaaaagaggaaaatttcaatttactTTTGCAAAAGTACATGGATGGGAATGGAAAATCAATTACTGGTAGTATTGACCTGTTTGACAAATTCATAAATGGGGTATTTAACAAATACCTAGATATTGTTCACTTGCAAGATGATACTTTACTTAGACCTAGTGAGCTTAGTGACTGGTTTCATTACCAAGATTGTTTTAACAACAGCTTTAACGACGCAAATCAATACAGCTCTTTGATAACTTTAAAGAGTTGGACTTTATTaagtgatttgaaaaattatgGCGAAATCAAGCTGTTAATTCCCAATGCTAAAAATTTGTCGTTTGAGacctttgaaaaattgaaggagAACCGTCACATCGTTAAAACTCTAACTTCAAATATACCAGCCGCTATGAGGTCAGCAATTGGAAGCATGAACGACGAAAACGTCGCAAACTATTTTCTCCCTTGTCTCACAAAGATCCTTACCCCTAGTTTGTCATCGAAATCAAAGGGTAACCTAAGCTCAGCTGAGGTTGAGAAGCTTCAAAAGATTGTTTCGTTAATTGAGACTTTTAAATTCACTCTTGAAACCAAGAGGGATTTTGATTCGGGCCAAACAGAATTAAAGCTTGGGCCAGATTGGGATTCCCTTTCGGTTTTTGACACATTTGTCGCTGGAAGATCAAGCGCAATTGAATGCAAACAACTTCAGCTTAAACGCCAAACATTGTTCCCGTTGATCAGTGCAGCGTTGGAAGGCTCGACAGCATCTTTGCAAAGTCAAAAACGCAAGTTAGAAGACATTGGGGACACAAAAGTAACAAAGAAAGCAAAAGTAACACTACGAGAGAATCAAACTTTCAAGTCCCAATATGATGACGTTAAGTCTGCTACAAAATCAGACAATGAAATCACGAAACATGTGCCTAGAATTTGGGTGAACTTTAATGAAGGTTATTCAAATGCCGTTAGAAAAGAAGTTAATTGGAAAGACATCTGGTTGCCATAA